A segment of the Solanum lycopersicum chromosome 9, SLM_r2.1 genome:
TTAATGTTAAAACGTTTTTGTTTGAACGTTCATTTGAGTTgagtatgtatgtatatgtatcttCTATTCATAGAATATAGATAGAGACGGAAGTGAtgaaaagaacatatttttttctcctaCGTAAAGATATATTTTAGTGTTGAATGTTTATTGATAAGATCTTTGTTAATTTCTGACTCTTAGTTTTATACTAGAGTATGTTGAATTCTAGAGATACCttataaaatgtgaaatatccTTAAGTACAATGTCTTTCACACGCCTCAAGCTTGAAAATTTTTCTACGTGGTAAAGTATAAACCTTAATGAATTATATGACAGTATTTTATACAATGGATTAGGGGTTCAAAAAACAATActggtatttattttttagcaaCACAAAAATTCTGAATTCGCTATTATAATTGAAAGAGACAATTATctatataaaactaattaactgaAACACAAtatgaagattaaaaaaaatacaacaaagTTACCTCAACTTTGTAAAAGCAAGAAGGTAAAACATTCACCCAAAGTCTTATTATTATGAGAatagatatatgtatattatattgcCTAACCAAAAATTATCTACTACCACTACTTCAAAATAAGTCCCAACTTAGATATAAcacaccaaaaagaaaaaaacatttcatCTTACATTattatagtacttgttattTATCAAACAAGTCCCAAAAAAACCCAAACTCGAAAGTCTTTTATGCTCAAAATCGCGATTCAAGTAGTCATTTATTTGGTTCCCGTCCCAAAAACCAAATCTACCAACCATTTGAGGTATCCATTTGGTGTCTCCTCTCTGCTTCTCTCTGCATACCAATCATCCTTATTCTTAGTTGAAGTTGTGCTGCTGCTGCCAAAAACTTCAAACTTTGCAAAGGATTTAGAATTCCCACCACACTATCTGCTGTTTTTGTCCTCAATCTATCTGCATCTGTTACTACATTCTCCATCGCGGTTCTTATTATCTCTATCTCCTCGTCCACTTCACTAATCTCTCCATctatataacataatataattaagtaagTAAAAGTATATGAGATCGTCAAAGTATCAGAGCAGCAGACAACAGGTCCCGTtcaaaaagcaaaaataaacaaacaaataaaataactcCACATGTTGGCTTATGAAGAGGAAAACGCGAAGGATCGTATCGTTTTTCAACCGTCCGCTGGTAAATTTGATCTAGCACTACAAAATGTCTTCGAGAGATAACATGATTGTGTACTCCCCAGATTGTTTGAATTTTCAAGACTCAAAACAATATTGattgttttaattattagttattaCGACTTATACGCACTAACTACTTTTTATAACtaagtaaattttattaatatcttaattaataaaatccaaaatccAAATATCGTCACATAAATTAtactccacaaataattaaaaatcttcATAAGgtccttttttttcaaaaatctattGAGTTTGGACATCGAGTAAAATTCTTTTAATGATATTAATCTAAAGCTTCacttgtcattttttattttacaaaaaattataactaaaaaataatatgcaaAATTATGACatctaaagaaaatatattatttctaataacTTAAGCTTTTAGACGGATACCTTGAAGCATTTCCATTCGGTACTGCTGTGCAAGTCCCATCAACGGCGGTGCAGCGACACTTTCTTGAATTTTAGCTAATTTGTCCATAAGATCCCTCTCTTGGATCCTCGTTTCGATTTTTAGGCCATTAATCATTTCGATTTGATTTTCAGTCAAATCATTAACGGAATTCATTACAAGTGGAAAGGCTAATCCTGGTTTAAACCCAGGAATCCATAAGAAACTTTTTTCTAATGGACTAAACCATGATGGAGAAAACATGTAGAACACATTTATATGTGacattcttgatttttcttcgTAATATTCTTGATAATGAGCTAAAATACGCGAAATAAGGTTTCGTATAATTGATTCATCAAGTGTGTTTTGTGTTGTTGTAAGTTCATTCAACAATTCTTCTTGACGTCTTAACCAACCTTGAAGAAAAGCTTCAAATGAACCAACACTTATGTTGGCTCTTGATGACCCTGGTGgcatatttgttttttttttcttttctttttgaaattttatcaaaGGAAAGTAGTGAACTACACACACAAATTTATTAGTACTTGGAAGAACCCGATATTTATCTGATTTTGATTTgacataaaaatagtttaattaattataatttttcacgtgataaatattttaatatatttactataattttaattttatgaattaaacaaaaagaatacGAGAATTAAAGAGAAAGAGGCACTTGTCAATCCTACTTGGCTTCATAAGATGAGACCTAACAATTCTAATGTTTAGGTAATGACAAATGGCTAATTCTCTACCACTTTTACCATGTCCAATAATGGGTCTCGGTGTCACggatttcaaaattcaaatgcATTCTAGTTGAACATGAAGAGGAAAATTATTAGCTCCGTTTATTTTTACTCAATGTTTCGTGTTTCGAGAATTAATTTGATTAGttatcaaaattgaattaagAGTTGAGGAGAGAGACTTACTTACGTGGTTATTGTCATTCGTTGTTTGatttagtttgaattttaatatgtaGTTGATTGATAATTTTGTATCGTTCATTTTTACTCAACGTTTCATTTTAGAAGAGTTAATTTTATTAgttctcaaaattaaattaagagtTGAGGAGAGAGACTTATTTATGTGGTTATTTTCATTCGTTGTTTGATTTAGTTTGGACTTTAATATGTagttaattgataattttatatcgttcatttttatttaacttttattttaaaagagttAGCTCGATTTGATTTCGAGTTCGAGGTCTAATTGATTGATAATTTTGTttagagaattaattttctgttcataattataattataatcagaTATATTCCATCTCGTCAATATAGGAATAATTCAAACCTTAGAGCAAGTGCGAGAgaaataaattctttaaaaaaacacaaattttttttatccgaATATGAaaccatatttttatttcattatttttcttactaTTTATATGATGATCACAGGAATAACACCTTTAGTATCTTTTATATTgagtataaattatatatacaaaaatattaacaaatagtAATAGACAaactcaattaaataactttaatttgaatttatgttataaaataatgattcaatttatctgattttttttacgtagagtataaattatacatataaaaactataacaaataataatagatATGAACTTAATATAACAAAACTCaaattcaacaaataataataGATATGAACTTACtataaaaaactcaaattttggaTTTATCTTAATTGTGcagattttaaaataatatacagAAATTGTTGAAGGGGTTTGTATTTTAGTGAagattaaaatgattttttaaacaaTATACGAAGAGGCACTTGGCAATCACTTTGTGCCACGGATTTCAAatagttgaaaaaaatataagttttcttaatggtatttgttttcttgtggTTATTGGTTTTTGTtcttaaatatcaaattattttttttgttgtttattttataaattattatgaatCAAAGTTAGTATTTTTATTGATGAACTAATTCGATCGATATAAGTTTAAAGAGTTTTGTTTTGCTCGATATATAACGGATAGAAATTAAGTTATGCAACACAAATTATATAGTATTTCTATAATTTAATTTggttaataaaaatttaaagatcgacttcgataatttttttttaaaaaaattaaattcataaacttCAATTTTTGACTCCGTCCTAAAACTATATGAATCGCGGTTCAAAAACCATCAGCTTTTGTCCTAATCTGCTCCTCACAAACGTAGAGCTTTTCCCTAAATATCACTTGCTATTTTTTGTCTTCTATtgcaatttcatttttcaaagttCATTTATAATCTTATAAGATATCTTTGTTTATCCCCTTCTACGTATCAAATATACCATAAGTATTTTTTGTCTTCTACtgcaatttcttttttcaaagttTCATTTATAATCTTATAGATATCTTTGTTTATCCCCTTCTACGTATCAAATGTACCATAAGTCTTCATCTTTTGTTGCGATGCTACTTATTGATGTTAGTAAGTGTAACTCGTTTAGATCATGAActgacataaaaataaaaaaactttttcacaTATCAAATGAACTTGAAATGCTACTTGACGTTAATAAAAGCGATTTTTTTTAGATTATGAGCCGGCACAAATGCAAAAAACTCTTATGGTACTTGTGACATATTCTTTTGTACACATTAACAATGAATTTTCTTCAAACTATTCCACTATTTCCACAATACCAATACACTGATGAGTAAATAAGTTCAAAGAAATGTAATTCTCACAATAAAGCTTACACTTTTTACTGctaattaaaacatttttagcTTTTGAACAAGCTGGCAAGTTCACCCTTCTCATACATGGAAGTCAAGATATCACATCCACCAACCAACTCACCCTTCACAAAAATTTGTGGAAATGTAGGCCAGTTACTATAGTTCTTCAACGTTTCCCTCAATCCGGAGTTGTACTCTTCATCAAGGACATCGATACTTTCATAATCAACACCTTCACTTTCGAGAATGGATACCACTCTCTGTGAGAACCCGCATTGTGGTGCACTTCTTGACCCTTTAATGAAAGCAACCACCTTGTTTTCCTTCACTAGCCGGTCAATAAGGTCCTCCAAGGGCACTGTCAACTGTACGTTACGGCCTGGTGTCAACCTTAGATCAGCCTTCTTCTTTGGAGGCTGACGTACCCATGTTGAATTTCCAGGTTCATTACCCGGTGGTACCTTTCCATTGGTCGTAATATGTTCTTCCATCCATGATTTCCAAGATTCAGTTAAGGCGGTTCTATCTGGCTCCTCAACCACACCAACCTACAAACACTATACCAGTTATTAAGTactcaaagaaaaaatatagcCGTAAAATCCTGAATtataaaaagagagaaacaaacGTGAAATTTACCAACAGAAGTAATAATGGGTGCAGACATAGCAGTTGGGATTCTAAGCAAGAAGATCAGTATATGTGATGTTTGACAAAGTAACGTTCATATAATAAGAAGATCAGAAAATGTTCATAATTCAAACAGTGATAACATGCTTAGCCAAGAATTAATATATTGCTTTTGCTCTCTAAAGTAAAGAGATTGTTTATTCAGCATGGTGTGCCTTATGTGCACTATAAATCATCATCCACACAGCAGAGTTATCAACGGCTCACTTAAGTCCTGAAGCTAGGTGCAAAATAGGCTGGCATTTTGCCTTGGTTGGCCAGAGCTTCAGTACATGGCAATAAGGTGTACGCTTCATCACCAATGAGTGTGGTCTCAAAGAAGCGACACTTAACAATAAACATTtctcttaattataatttttagattcttttgtcaatataattatcaatagTGCTAATAATTGTTATTCTTGAATTACAGTTACAAGCTTGCGCTTTAGTTGCACCTTGCTTTAAAGCCCCAACAGATCTCATTGTTTTTTTGCGCTTTTCACCTTTGATAACACTGCCACAAATTACTCTACTTTTGTCAAATTTCCCCTTCACAGCTGCACTATGTCATAGAAGAAACATTCTAACGATAAAGAATGTTAATTAAAGGAAGCAGTAAAAGAGTGGTACTACAAGACGCCCAGCAGCAACGAAACCAAATGCCAATCTTTTCTGGCCGAGGTATATTGTCAGTGAGGTAAGTAACCTAGAATGAAATAAATGCCTTCAATCATAAGTGTTGACCACCTCTGCACATTCAACTAGCACAATCTCCCGCTCTAGCAGTTTTAAGCACCAAAAAACAAGTATCCTATATATCAGTTTGTTCGCTGCGCCAAGCGAACTTACTATGGTATGTATGCAGAAAAAGGTAGAAGGCGGCCATCATCCCCAAGTTGCAAAGGCAGCAGTTGGCCTAAAGGGTCAGCTCCAGACAGATTTCTCAGTCatcaaaagattatttttttttaggttgATCAAGCTAATCAATACAGAAGTGGCATCAGAACCATCATCAACAATAATGAGAATATTGGTGCTATACTGCTCACTCTTCTATCATTAGTAGAAGTAGATAAGTCGCTCTCACGATTTGCAAGctccaaacaaaaaaatagttgcATTCGCTAGCAGCTAACTATATGAGCTATCCCCTTCAATTGAGAGGAAACTTTCAGTTGTTCAAGTCAGCACAAGCTAAAGCAAGGCTGGGAACAAAATTCTTATCCTCAATGGAAGCAAGTCCACTTTacgaaaaagaaaagtaaaatcgATTTCATTTCTCAGGCCACGAGTGTATTTAACGTATATATTCTCACAACAGTATGCATTCC
Coding sequences within it:
- the LOC101251122 gene encoding protein ZW2-like; translation: MPPGSSRANISVGSFEAFLQGWLRRQEELLNELTTTQNTLDESIIRNLISRILAHYQEYYEEKSRMSHINVFYMFSPSWFSPLEKSFLWIPGFKPGLAFPLVMNSVNDLTENQIEMINGLKIETRIQERDLMDKLAKIQESVAAPPLMGLAQQYRMEMLQDGEISEVDEEIEIIRTAMENVVTDADRLRTKTADSVVGILNPLQSLKFLAAAAQLQLRIRMIGMQREAERRHQMDTSNGW
- the GRX1 gene encoding GRX1 protein; translated protein: MATFNISFLTQPAIFSSQNTPSFSSYSLPKTSFRFPSITLRPKTRTTTRHHASIVVAALKKLSETDPLTVPLQSDEIAGSFPKESGVYAVYDTNGDLQFVGISRNIAASVISHKNSVPQLCSSVKVGVVEEPDRTALTESWKSWMEEHITTNGKVPPGNEPGNSTWVRQPPKKKADLRLTPGRNVQLTVPLEDLIDRLVKENKVVAFIKGSRSAPQCGFSQRVVSILESEGVDYESIDVLDEEYNSGLRETLKNYSNWPTFPQIFVKGELVGGCDILTSMYEKGELASLFKS